In Gambusia affinis linkage group LG06, SWU_Gaff_1.0, whole genome shotgun sequence, one DNA window encodes the following:
- the tbx2b gene encoding T-box transcription factor TBX2b isoform X1: protein MRDPVFTGTAMAYHPFHPHRPTDFPMSAFLAAAQPSFFPALSLPPGALTKPIPEHGLAGAAEAGLHPALSHHQAAHLRSMKSLEPEEEVDDDPKVTLEAKDLWDQFHKLGTEMVITKSGRRMFPPFKVRINGLDKKAKYILLMDIVAADDCRYKFHNSRWMVAGKADPEMPKRMYIHPDSPATGEQWMAKPVAFHKLKLTNNISDKHGFVQTILNSMHKYQPRFHIVRANDILKLPYSTFRTYVFPETEFVAVTAYQNDKITQLKIDNNPFAKGFRDTGNGRREKRKQLTMPSLRMYEDQCKVDREGADSDASSSEPQAGRDAVHSPLGASTSPLRFSRPSRDEKTLTDSEQELEQQDERCTGSNSPGTEPVSPYSSRCEERVRDRPSAEKKDESIFSIRNLEKDKAESRHRKDTTEVLTKDAEAGGTAATKDTFSPLVVQTESPSHFSPGHLQSLALSGLHSQQFFNPLSTGSPLLFHPGQFAMAPGAFSAMGMGHLLASVSGASGLENGSLSAQGTGGTPNPFPFHLSQHMLASQGIPMPPFGGLFPYPYTYMAAAAAAASASASALPATSTSSPLSRNPFLGSSRPRLRFNPYQLPVSLAQSSSLLTTGLPSSLSLGNESSKPGSRESSPAPDHHSNHKTGGLGGRVASPKTSMKDSVNELQSIQRLVSGLEGQREPSPTANSPK from the exons ATGAGAGATCCAGTTTTCACAGGGACTGCGATGGCTTATCACCCTTTCCACCCACACCGGCCGACCGACTTCCCCATGTCCGCCTTTCTAGCGGCCGCGCAGCCTTCCTTCTTCCCGGCGCTCAGCCTTCCTCCCGGGGCGCTCACCAAGCCTATCCCGGAGCACGGCCTGGCCGGGGCGGCGGAGGCTGGACTCCACCCGGCCCTCAGCCACCATCAGGCGGCTCATCTGCGCAGCATGAAGAGCCTGGAGCCCGAGGAGGAAGTGGATGACGACCCCAAAGTAACCCTGGAAGCCAAGGATCTTTGGGACCAGTTTCATAAACTCGGAACGGAGATGGTTATTACCAAGTCTGGAAG AAGGATGTTTCCCCCGTTCAAGGTGCGGATAAACGGCCTAGATAAAAAAGCCAAATACATCCTGCTGATGGACATCGTGGCGGCGGACGACTGCCGCTACAAGTTCCACAACTCTCGCTGGATGGTTGCGGGCAAGGCCGACCCGGAGATGCCTAAGAGGATGTACATCCACCCGGATAGCCCGGCCACCGGCGAGCAGTGGATGGCCAAGCCTGTTGCCTTCCACAAACTCAAGCTGACcaacaacatttcagacaagCACGGATTT gtcCAGACCATCCTGAACTCTATGCACAAGTACCAGCCCAGGTTCCACATAGTGCGGGCCAACGACATCCTGAAGCTGCCCTACAGCACCTTCAGAACCTACGTGTTCCCAGAGACTGAGTTCGTGGCGGTGACGGCCTACCAGAACGACAAG ATAACGCAGCTGAAAATTGACAACAACCCTTTCGCTAAAGGATTCAGAGACACGGGCAACGgcaggagagagaaaag gAAACAGTTGACCATGCCTTCGCTGCGGATGTATGAGGACCAATGCAAAGTGGACCGGGAGGGCGCGGATTCGGACGCCTCCTCTAGTGAGCCTCAGGCCGGCCGAGATGCAGTCCACTCCCCGCTGGGCGCCAGCACCAGCCCGCTAAGGTTCAGCAGGCCCAGCCGAG ATGAGAAAACACTCACGGACAGTGAGCAGGAGCTGGAGCAGCAGGACGAGCGCTGCACAGGCTCCAACAGCCCAGGGACTGAACCTGTGTCCCCTTACAGCTCCAGGTGTGAGGAGCGTGTGAGGGACCGGCCCAGTGCTGAGAAGAAGGATGAATCTATATTCAGTATAAGGAATCTAGAGAAGGACAAAGCAGAGAGCAGGCACAGGAAGGACACCACAGAGGTGTTGACTAAGGACGCTGAGGCTGGAGGCACGGCTGCCACTAAGGACACATTCTCCCCTCTAGTGGTCCAAACTGAGAGCCCCTCGCACTTCAGCCCAGGTCACCTACAAAGCCTGGCTCTGTCTGGGCTCCACAGTCAGCAGTTCTTTAACCCCCTGAGCACCGGATCGCCACTTTTGTTTCATCCCGGCCAGTTTGCCATGGCCCCTGGAGCCTTTTCTGCTATGGGAATGGGGCATCTATTGGCCTCTGTTTCAGGAGCAAGTGGTTTGGAAAACGGCAGCCTCTCCGCCCAGGGCACAGGAGGAACTCCTAACCCTTTCCCCTTCCATCTGTCTCAGCACATGCTTGCCTCTCAG GGCATCCCCATGCCTCCTTTTGGAGGTCTTTTCCCATATCCGTACACCTACatggcagctgcagcagctgcagcttcagccTCGGCCTCGGCTCTCCCTGCGACCAGCACCTCTAGCCCGCTCTCCAGAAATCCCTTCCTGGGCTCGTCCCGTCCCCGCCTACGCTTCAACCCCTACCAGCTCCCCGTGTCACTGGCCCAGAGCTCCAGCCTCCTCACTACCGGCTTGCCCAGCAGCCTCAGCCTGGGCAACGAGTCATCCAAACCTGGCAGCAGGGAGAGCAGCCCGGCCCCAGATCACCACAGCAACCATAAGACAGGGGGACTGGGTGGAAGGGTGGCATCTCCCAAAACCTCCATGAAGGACTCTGTAAACGAGCTGCAGAGCATTCAGAGACTGGTCAGTGGCCTGGAGGGCCAGCGGGAACCCTCTCCCACTGCAAACTCTCCAAAGTGA
- the tbx2b gene encoding T-box transcription factor TBX2b isoform X2, which yields MRDPVFTGTAMAYHPFHPHRPTDFPMSAFLAAAQPSFFPALSLPPGALTKPIPEHGLAGAAEAGLHPALSHHQAAHLRSMKSLEPEEEVDDDPKVTLEAKDLWDQFHKLGTEMVITKSGRRMFPPFKVRINGLDKKAKYILLMDIVAADDCRYKFHNSRWMVAGKADPEMPKRMYIHPDSPATGEQWMAKPVAFHKLKLTNNISDKHGFTILNSMHKYQPRFHIVRANDILKLPYSTFRTYVFPETEFVAVTAYQNDKITQLKIDNNPFAKGFRDTGNGRREKRKQLTMPSLRMYEDQCKVDREGADSDASSSEPQAGRDAVHSPLGASTSPLRFSRPSRDEKTLTDSEQELEQQDERCTGSNSPGTEPVSPYSSRCEERVRDRPSAEKKDESIFSIRNLEKDKAESRHRKDTTEVLTKDAEAGGTAATKDTFSPLVVQTESPSHFSPGHLQSLALSGLHSQQFFNPLSTGSPLLFHPGQFAMAPGAFSAMGMGHLLASVSGASGLENGSLSAQGTGGTPNPFPFHLSQHMLASQGIPMPPFGGLFPYPYTYMAAAAAAASASASALPATSTSSPLSRNPFLGSSRPRLRFNPYQLPVSLAQSSSLLTTGLPSSLSLGNESSKPGSRESSPAPDHHSNHKTGGLGGRVASPKTSMKDSVNELQSIQRLVSGLEGQREPSPTANSPK from the exons ATGAGAGATCCAGTTTTCACAGGGACTGCGATGGCTTATCACCCTTTCCACCCACACCGGCCGACCGACTTCCCCATGTCCGCCTTTCTAGCGGCCGCGCAGCCTTCCTTCTTCCCGGCGCTCAGCCTTCCTCCCGGGGCGCTCACCAAGCCTATCCCGGAGCACGGCCTGGCCGGGGCGGCGGAGGCTGGACTCCACCCGGCCCTCAGCCACCATCAGGCGGCTCATCTGCGCAGCATGAAGAGCCTGGAGCCCGAGGAGGAAGTGGATGACGACCCCAAAGTAACCCTGGAAGCCAAGGATCTTTGGGACCAGTTTCATAAACTCGGAACGGAGATGGTTATTACCAAGTCTGGAAG AAGGATGTTTCCCCCGTTCAAGGTGCGGATAAACGGCCTAGATAAAAAAGCCAAATACATCCTGCTGATGGACATCGTGGCGGCGGACGACTGCCGCTACAAGTTCCACAACTCTCGCTGGATGGTTGCGGGCAAGGCCGACCCGGAGATGCCTAAGAGGATGTACATCCACCCGGATAGCCCGGCCACCGGCGAGCAGTGGATGGCCAAGCCTGTTGCCTTCCACAAACTCAAGCTGACcaacaacatttcagacaagCACGGATTT ACCATCCTGAACTCTATGCACAAGTACCAGCCCAGGTTCCACATAGTGCGGGCCAACGACATCCTGAAGCTGCCCTACAGCACCTTCAGAACCTACGTGTTCCCAGAGACTGAGTTCGTGGCGGTGACGGCCTACCAGAACGACAAG ATAACGCAGCTGAAAATTGACAACAACCCTTTCGCTAAAGGATTCAGAGACACGGGCAACGgcaggagagagaaaag gAAACAGTTGACCATGCCTTCGCTGCGGATGTATGAGGACCAATGCAAAGTGGACCGGGAGGGCGCGGATTCGGACGCCTCCTCTAGTGAGCCTCAGGCCGGCCGAGATGCAGTCCACTCCCCGCTGGGCGCCAGCACCAGCCCGCTAAGGTTCAGCAGGCCCAGCCGAG ATGAGAAAACACTCACGGACAGTGAGCAGGAGCTGGAGCAGCAGGACGAGCGCTGCACAGGCTCCAACAGCCCAGGGACTGAACCTGTGTCCCCTTACAGCTCCAGGTGTGAGGAGCGTGTGAGGGACCGGCCCAGTGCTGAGAAGAAGGATGAATCTATATTCAGTATAAGGAATCTAGAGAAGGACAAAGCAGAGAGCAGGCACAGGAAGGACACCACAGAGGTGTTGACTAAGGACGCTGAGGCTGGAGGCACGGCTGCCACTAAGGACACATTCTCCCCTCTAGTGGTCCAAACTGAGAGCCCCTCGCACTTCAGCCCAGGTCACCTACAAAGCCTGGCTCTGTCTGGGCTCCACAGTCAGCAGTTCTTTAACCCCCTGAGCACCGGATCGCCACTTTTGTTTCATCCCGGCCAGTTTGCCATGGCCCCTGGAGCCTTTTCTGCTATGGGAATGGGGCATCTATTGGCCTCTGTTTCAGGAGCAAGTGGTTTGGAAAACGGCAGCCTCTCCGCCCAGGGCACAGGAGGAACTCCTAACCCTTTCCCCTTCCATCTGTCTCAGCACATGCTTGCCTCTCAG GGCATCCCCATGCCTCCTTTTGGAGGTCTTTTCCCATATCCGTACACCTACatggcagctgcagcagctgcagcttcagccTCGGCCTCGGCTCTCCCTGCGACCAGCACCTCTAGCCCGCTCTCCAGAAATCCCTTCCTGGGCTCGTCCCGTCCCCGCCTACGCTTCAACCCCTACCAGCTCCCCGTGTCACTGGCCCAGAGCTCCAGCCTCCTCACTACCGGCTTGCCCAGCAGCCTCAGCCTGGGCAACGAGTCATCCAAACCTGGCAGCAGGGAGAGCAGCCCGGCCCCAGATCACCACAGCAACCATAAGACAGGGGGACTGGGTGGAAGGGTGGCATCTCCCAAAACCTCCATGAAGGACTCTGTAAACGAGCTGCAGAGCATTCAGAGACTGGTCAGTGGCCTGGAGGGCCAGCGGGAACCCTCTCCCACTGCAAACTCTCCAAAGTGA